One Nitrososphaerales archaeon DNA window includes the following coding sequences:
- a CDS encoding non-heme iron oxygenase ferredoxin subunit, producing the protein MVKLVVGKREDIPNGKMIHVEVGGKDILVANIEGNFYAMSDICTHAGANLHEGELEGKVLTCPWHGAKWDVTNGKLIAFPARIRDEESYKVTIENETVYVEV; encoded by the coding sequence ATGGTAAAACTGGTCGTAGGAAAGAGAGAGGATATACCGAACGGAAAGATGATCCATGTGGAAGTAGGGGGGAAGGACATATTGGTTGCAAACATTGAAGGCAATTTCTATGCAATGAGTGACATATGTACCCATGCAGGTGCCAACTTGCACGAAGGTGAGCTTGAAGGCAAAGTGCTTACGTGCCCATGGCATGGAGCAAAATGGGATGTCACAAATGGAAAGTTGATAGCTTTTCCTGCAAGGATAAGAGATGAGGAATCATACAAGGTGACAATAGAGAACGAGACTGTGTACGTAGAAGTGTAA